The following proteins are co-located in the Sphaeramia orbicularis chromosome 24, fSphaOr1.1, whole genome shotgun sequence genome:
- the LOC115414992 gene encoding proline-rich nuclear receptor coactivator 1-like, which yields MLDGSPAHGDEASIGNVENNNPILISNGDGVNTGNKTRQALLKKGGRKLRSTAPLHHQKPPKNSPNINIRLSDHNNNNLPVSSANKPSAQPGTELPAGTQTALTLHHLKQGAKKELLKSKGGRLERGVVQPGGQTTRNLARHDQISQNANARSLKPKQAQGTGVSQPTKKKDASPNKHLSVHKPPLQEQKKHLHTANNVKTVNTLPAEAALEYLKDGEKVYAGAKFSEPPSPSVLPKPPSHWVGENDPQESNQSREQMTVHLKSLLKVQDQP from the exons ATGTTGGACGGATCCCCGGCTCACGGCGATGAGGCCAGCATCGGCAACGTCGAAAACAACAACCCGATATTGATTTCAAACGGCGATGGGGTGAACACGGGCAACAAAACACGGCAGGCGCTGCTGAAGAAAGGAGGGAGGAAGCTGCGGTCGACGGCGCCGCTGCATCACCAGAAACCACCGAAAAACAGCCCCAACATCAACATCCGCCTGTcagaccacaacaacaacaacctgcCTGTGTCATCCGCTAATAAACCCTCAGCCCAGCCCGGTACGGAGCTGCCTGCCGGTACTCAGACCGCACTGACCCTCCATCATCTCAAACAAGGAGCCAAGAAGGAG TTGCTGAAATCCAAAGGTGGCAGATTGGAACGAGGAGTGGTGCAACCTGGAGGGCAAACTACTCGCAACCTGGCCAGACATGATCAGATCAGCCAAAACGCCAACGCCAGGAGCCTCAAGCCCAAGCAGGCCCAAGGAACTGGTGTGTCTCAGCCCACAAAGAAGAAAGATGCCAGCCCAAACAAGCACTTATCTGTCCACAAGCCGCCACTCCAAGAGCAGAAAAAACACCTCCACACCGCTAACAATGTGAAGACGGTGAACACACTGCCTGCTGAAGCTGCACTGGAATACCTCAAAGATGGCGAGAAGGTCTACGCTGGAGCGAAGTTTAGTGAGCCGCCGTCACCCAGTGTCTTACCGAAACCACCCAGTCACTGGGTCGGAGAAAACGATCCTCAAGAGAGCAACCAAAGCCGAGAGCAAATGACTGTTCATTTAAAGTCGCTGCTGAAGGTCCAGGATCAACCATGA